TCTGAAAGCATGGTTCttgcctccctctctcctccctccttggAGCTCGTCCATTCGGTGGGTGATCCCTTGCTCTCACGTTCGAGTGTTTGCTCGTCGTTTAGGCCAGTGAGTGACATTTTTGCTCATTGCAGTCGCCTCCGGGGTTCTTCGCACCTGGGTAGTACCAGGACCCTTGTGCCCCAGACTGCACTGCCCGCCCTATGACCCAAAACTCAAAATGAGCCTTGCGACGAGACGCGGACATTCCTCATGCTGCAGTTCCCTCCGGTCCGTTCCCGGGTTGGGTTAGGGGAAGATCTGAGCGATTGCCTTCGCGGATCCAAACATGCTCACAAGGCGCACAATAAGAATAAGACCAATAGAGACTTCATAAGGGACCATTTGAGCTGCAGATCATAATGCTCCTAGAAAGGCTTATTTCGAATATAGAGGACGTTCCCAACAATCCACGAGAATATCATACCCAACTATGAACTGTACGAGCACATCCTCTGTCACCCCCACCGCGCTTACGGCTCTATACCCCAACCCAACTTGCTTTGGCCCTGGGTCCTCCCGCATCTCTTCCTCGGTAAGCGGACCATGGAAGCTGGGGAGTATCCGCTTGGGACTGATAGAAAACAGCATATCTTTTCCCTCCTGACCCCTATAAAAATCTAGTGGAAGTCCGGTCGCGTCGGAGACATCTTTATCTGATTTTGAGGCTTCGTCGTCCGGCTCCTCCAAAATTATGTTAGGATCGGCTGGCTCATCCTCATCATCCAAAAAGAAAACATAGACAAAACAGATTTGTTTCAATGACATATCTAATCAGACTGAAATTGATGTCGAAGACACGATCATTCACATCAATTGAAGCAGGCAGGAAGGGCGCGGAAGCTACCGTTTAACGAATGCAATGCAAGCAAGGTAGCTTGCTTACTCTCCATCTAGTGTGTGTTGGCGGCAAGGAAGGAGGCATTGGAAAGACTAGACCATACACATTAATTAGTACAAGAAAGAGGCATTCGGGAAGCGACTAGTCGCTTCTGGCGAAGCTTAACAAAGGCCGACTACTACATAGAGTACTACCAGTCATGAGCGATAGTGAAGCTGTCTGAGGCAGAAGCTGTCGCTTGACGGACGAAGCCGAGCCGATACGATAGGCGGGCGAAGTGAGCGAGACCAAGACGGGCCAGACGTGGAGTGGCGAAGGGGGCCTACTATACGTATACGTGATTAGTAAGCGGTTCAAGACATCGAATGAAAAATCAAGTGAACTAATGAACAGTGTGATTGATCAGACAAGTACCAAGGTGCAATAAAACGTATGCGCTTTAGCAAGGGATGAGCGCGAAATCCGTTGCTTGTTCTTTCGGTAGCCTTCTTTCATTTCCGAATTTGCTTGCGAGCAGTCCTTGCATTAGTATGAGTTCGTTGACCGCGTAAGGGCGATCCATCTTGATGACGAATTCCACGATAACGAGAAATAGAAATTAATCGTTCGATGTCTGCTCGTTCTCCCCTCTTCAATTCCCAATGAACAACATGATCTTGAGCTATCATTTGTTCAATTTGGTCGATCTGATACTTAGTTAACTCATTCATCTTGATGTTCCCACTGATACCTAACCGATAACGAAGCTGAATGGCTTTTTCGGTCCAATTCCATCCATTTTTGTTGAGGCAATTCTTACTTGTTCATCGGGAAGTGATCTAGCTCCTGAGATATATGACATTCTTTATCCTTATCTTTTCCTGGTCTTCTCGGCTGGAATCTacaatctacacctctccaaacacAAACGCAATATCTTGAGTACCCGGAACCATGTTCAATGCTGCAAAAGCGCAGCTGTAGCCCCCTAGAATCTTCGGCTCCTCGTTTTTATTCAATTATGAAATGACTCATTTTGATGGAGATTTGTAGCATCATTCAAGTAAATACAAATTGAGATCGTAGAAACATGAGCTTGTGATATAGCTACACCTAATTCCAGACCGGTTAATGCTAGAACTATAAATAAGGGACCAAGATCTCCTATGAAATAGAAAATATTATTCAGAAATAGCATAGTCCAAGCAAACCCACTTAAAATCTTTACTAAACTATGACCGGCCATCATATTAGCAAATAAACGTATTCCTAAGCTTAATGCACGAAAACAATAAGAGATTAGCTCAAGGAGTACTAAGAAAGGTGCTAACGGCAGTGGGACTCCCGCAGGTAATAAGAAGCTACAAAAATGAAGCCCATGTCTTTGAAATCCAACGATCGTAATGCctataaaaatggaaaatgaaagagCCAAAGTAATGAGAAAATGACTTGTCACTGTGAAGCTAAAGGGTATCATACCCTGGGGATTACGAAATAACGAAAAAGTAAAAGTGACCGAGATGCGAGGGAAAAACTTTTGTTTCACATTTCCGGAAAGACCACCTATTTGTTTGTTTACCAGGTTCAGCACGAAATCATAAATAAGCTCGACCAAGGATTTCCATGCATTTGGCACTGACTTTCCACCTCCCTTTTTCGtaacaacaaaaaaaagaaaaacgaccAAAACGACAGTGAGCAGCATATACAAGACTTCATTTGTAAATGATAAATAAAAGTTGCCCACATGAAGATCAATTATTGGGATAATGGCAAATTGATCCAATGGGGTTTCCGGGTAGGCACCAGGCAGATTCTGGATAAAATTATCCATACCACCACCCGCCCGAATATCCTCTAATATGCCCTGCCAAGTTTCGCCATTTCGGTGGCGGGCTCCCAATACTGTTCTAGCTAAATTGACTGCTCCCTGTTCGGACTCATTTTGGCCCAAATACTCTTCTATTTGTAAAACTATTGTGACGCCGGCAATTCGCTCAGGCGTTGGCGTTATATCCAAGTTTGGCGTTATAGCAAAGTTCTGAGAGATGTTGGTTGGGAAAAAATCATGTAGATCGGGAAGACGGGAACACTTACTACGAATTGGTCGATTCGTTGTAATAGCAGCAAATAGCATATTTCTATCCTTCATATCCGTAGAAAGAAATCTCATCTCCAGGTAACTCCATCTTTTTCAGCTCTGCTCGCTCACTTTTGAAAGGAGATTGATCTTGACGTCGGCGTTGGTTTTTCCAACGAAAAACAAGAACATTCTTTCACGAACTTCCATGACAAAATGCTAGTTGCCTTGTAATGCATACACTGGAGCGTTTGTCCCATCGACGAAGGCCACTATACGCGTTTTCTGAAGAGCAACATTCTCTTATAACCAAACATCGCAAAGACAGAAAGGAGTATCCTGAACGTAAGGCCAATGGCTAGCAGACTTCACGGAACACTCACGATATTCAGCTAAAGCTGGATGCATATTATATCTTGCCTTGGTAGAGCGAAACTTTGAACCCAACACAAGCAACTCTCCCGGTTTAGCGATATTGATGGGTTCCAGCCTCATTCCACTAGCCCTAAAAGCATTCTAAATATATAAAAGAGGGGGAATGGATTCTACAAGAAAAGGCGGGCAAAGGTAGTTCAGGGGTCAATTCTTGGAGCATAGCTCATTTCTAAGTCCCCAACCCATCTCGTGCTCGTGCTGTACGCGATCGAATCTTGCGGCCGGATAGAGCAATGGAATCACCGAGTCGTATGAAAAGAGGGCTCTTCTTTTTAATCTTAACACAAAGGCTAGCTCCCCTGGGGGTTGTCATATTACAATCATTTGTATTACTTTCCTACCAATCCTGAACTAGCTATGACCCTTATAGCGAGCCTCGCTTTACCGTTTCAGATAGAAACATATGGCGCTCCTAAAGTCGATTGGATGCTTTCTTTTTTATTGAATTAAGCTAAGCCGTGGACTTTATCACGTGAAGAACTCCTTCTTATGAGCTCATGGACTTGATCAATGCTAGTTCAAGTTCACGTCATATTAGGAAATTAGTTCATTAATTCGTTTATTTGCCAACGAAGAAGCCTTGCGCTACTCGGAAAGTACTGACTAGAGGGGGGCGTGTGGATCCACAGTCCTAGCCATTCTCACAATGGGATAATAAAGCGAACAAAGACCATGAGAAGAGATTACAACATCCAGAACGAAGCCTGTCAAGCCAACCTTCCCTCACTGCGAAAATGCAACATCCGGCGTACTCATTGGCTTTGACCTCAGATTCATTACTTGCTAGAGAAGTAGTTTACATAACTGTCACAGCTCCAATGCGATAATCTTGTTAATCAGCAAAGTCGCTAGCCTAAATAAGGAGTTTACAATCGCTTGACTATAAAGTAAAGAGCGGCTAATGGGAGATTGCTTGAGTAGGCTCAGTAAGGGATTACCCGCGGGCAGGGTGAAAGAGCTTTCATTAATAGTATGAACTGGTGGATCAGCAAGATAGCTAGAGCTCCTTAAAGGAAAGCAAAATCCAATTCTATATTATATCAAACTATAAAGCAAAGATGAGGAAGCTGCGCCTTTACTCGCTCGAATTAGAGGAAAAAGGGGATATGCAGCAGTAACAGCTTTTCTTTCAATAGTAAGCAGGAAATGCGAATAAGAGAAGGGTAGAAGAAGCGATCCGCGCATTTCCTTATATCACAACGGATTTGACTCGTTAGAGAAATCATTTCTTAGGTATGCTACATTCTTTGAAGAAAGAGTAGGTTCTGCTATTTAAGACTTAGAGGAAGTGATTTCCGGGAACTAGCAGACCAAGCCAATCAACAAGGAAAGCCTGTCAAGCAAGGAAGCCACCAAGCAAACCTTTAATAAGCATCTCTAGCGCAGTCACTTCTCTATAGAAAGAAAAAACCTGCAGTCAAGACTAGTCACATTAGTGAAACAAGTGATTCCCTGACATTCAATTCAAATAGAAAGAGTAGTCACAGCTGCGACAAGTTGCTCTAAGAGGAAGGAGTTGACTTACTTTCAATTCCTAATACAGCAAGAGCGGATTTTTTTCATGTAGCATTTCTACCCCTATAGGATTTCCCATCTTAACCGAAAATGGGTGCCCACCTTGTACGTACCGAGAATGGGTGCAGCCCACCCCATCTAAAGTAGCCTGAAATTCGTTCCTCTACAATCCAGAGCAGTCCGAACATGTACCGCGATCTGGACGAACAAAGAATGCTGTACACTTGAGTGACCCCCTTTTCTGTGACCACCACCAAATTCAAAAGAAGAGGTGAGATCACCCTACAAAAATCCTTTGTAGCTCTTAAAATATGGGCCAACCTCTCCATTAATATTGATACTCACTGCACCTCCTTCTACCACTTGTTTAATCCAACCTCTCCACTTCTCACTAAAGAAAACCCTTTTTAAGCAAAACCTCTTGTAGAAAATCCCAATTCACCCTGTCATATGCTTTTTCAAAGTCTAGCTTTAGTATGACCCCTCTTGTTTAGTCCTCCTAAGCTCATGAAACACCTCATGGATAGTGACCACCCCATCTAAAATATTTCCGTTTTTCATAAATGTCGTCTGACTCTTACTCACCACCTTATCTGCAACTCTCTCAAGCCTATTTGTCAGTACTTTAGTCACAATTTTATAACAAACATAATATAAACATATTGGCCGATATTGCTTGATAGTTGCAGCATCTTTCGTTTTAGGAATCAGAGTAACCACCCCATAATTAAGTCTTCTAAGTTGCAACTCCTCAGCATGCGGGCTATCAAGCATTCTTTTGACCATCTCTTTAACCATCTCCCAAAAATGTTTCTAAAAGATTACTGGTAAGCCATCTGGGCCAGGAGCTGTATTGGTTTTCATCTCTTTAACTACTAACTCTAAAACCTCCATAGTGAAAGGCTTAGTCAACTCTTCATTGTCTAGTTCCGATAGCATGTGCTCTGTTGACCAAGgggcttccaccaagagatatgtcCCCCCTGTCCTCTGAACCAAATAGTCTCTTATAGTAACTAGAAATGTGTTCTTGCAACTCTTTCTCATCTTGTATAACATTTCCTTCATGTTCCAAAGAAGCAATATTACATTTTATGTGTCTTCCATTGGCAGCACTATGGAAGAATGAAGTATTTGCATCTCCCTCAAGTAACCACTGACAAACTGACTGACAATGTGGACTGCATGAGCAATGTCAGGCCGGGTCACAGTGAGGTACACAAGGCTGCCTACAAGATGACGATAGCGAGTGGTATCCCTCAAGAGGAGTACCATCACTAGGGCGCAATTGGAGATGGAGCTCCATGGGTGTAGCGGCAGTGTGTGTATCGGTAAGACCTAAGCGTGAGATCAAATCCTGAGTATAGCGATGCTGAGAGAGATAGTAACCATCATTAGTTTTATCAACCTCAATTCCCAGAAAATAACGGAGAGAAAATCAATCTGACATCTTGAATTGCTCACTCAACTTTTTATTAAAAAAAGCAATGTACTTCTGATCATCTCCAGTGATCAAcatatcatcaacatagagaagaagcAAGGTACGACCGCGGTCAGATGTATGAGTGAAAAGTGCAGGGTCATGCTCACTAGAAGAGAAACCAGCAGCTTGAACCACAGAGCTGAACCGCTCAAACCAAGCACGAGGTGGTTGCTTTTTTCCCATAGAGGGCCTTTCGAAGGCGACAAACATGACCATCAGGAACTTCAATACCCAGAGGTGGCTGCATATAGAAAAAACTCATGTAGATCACCATGAAGGaaagcatttttgacatccatttgagaGATTTGCCAAGATCGAGCTGCAGCCACAGCAACCAGAGTACGAACAAAAATTGAAACAACGCAACCATACTATCTATTTACGATAATTTGATTGCTGACAACACGACAACATCACGCTTCTCTTTATTATTCTTATTTATATCATTGTCACTTTACCGGGCCGAAAAAGTGACACCGTCACGTCTCAGGGTCGTATGCCTGGAACAAGAAGGGTCGTCGTACAATTTCGGCGATTACAAAAAAGAAGGGGGCAAGCTCCCTATCCCTCTTTGTCTTTCCACTTCCCTCGTTCAGGAACAAACACTTCGCCAAATTCTTTTGAGTCCCGGCCCGGTTTTTCCCCACTAACCAATTACGTTACGACCACTGAACAAACTTGGTTGACGAACATGGTTTATGTGTCGCTAATCTAGCGGCTTGTCGAGCATTTGACAAACTCACACCATCCATTTCAAATGGGATTTGTCCCGTGGACACACGAGAAATCCAACCCGTCGGATTTCCTTTTCCTCTTCCCATTCGAACTTCTGCGGGTTTCCCCATAATAGGAAGATCTGCGAGAACTCTTACCCATATCTTACAATTTCTTCGGAATTGTCCGCTCATAGCACGATGGAATTGTTCGATTGTAGCCCGACGTGCTGCTTCAATGACTCGATATGAAAGACGACCAGCTCTACAACTTTTGGTGCCATATCTTCCAAAACCAAGTTGTGTACCATCCGGTTCGCGACCCCTACTACAtctgcatttaaaatatttactatatTTCGTACGTTTCGGATATAGCACGTCCCTTCTTATTTTGACTATATGAGATCCGCACTTTGACACCTGAAATTCCGTTACGAGTAGATACTTCCGTAGGAGCATAATCGATTTTATGGTTAAATACATTACAAGATGTTTTTCCATACTTTCCGCATTCAGTTCTAGCTATTTCCGCACCCCCTAATCGACCAGAACAACAAATACGTATCCCCTCCACCCCTTTTGGCATTATTAATGGAATATCCTTCACTATTTTACTAAAAATGGAACGAAATGAGATTGGATTGTTCCTCACTTGAAAAGAGATGTCTTGAGCAATCAGAGAAGCACTTTGATAAACAGATTTGATCTTTACCGACTCAATTAAGGTATTTGTGTTTGTTCTATTAGACAAAAAAGATCGCATTTTTTGCACTTCGTTCAAATAAGAGTTGTACCCGTACGGAATTATCCTCTTTCTCAGtatgatctctatcatcatctCTATTCCCTTTATCAATTTTCCTATCCTACCTAGGTCTATGAATTTCTCTATCAATTCCATTACCTTATCCTTACCCATGAGGTTCCTACATTTGATCCTAAATTGAGCTAGGAGTTGTTTCCGGGCATACTCAAAAAAAGGGTTATTATACACCCCAACCCCATCCCTTGGAAAAAAGAAGGTAGCACCGAAGAAAGGAAAGAGCGATATGGTGGTTTTTGTTGTTCACGCGAAGCGAAGATCATTCGATTGGCGAATGAAGTGGATCAACCTCTTTTTGGCTCGGGCCAAACACTTTTTCTCGCTGGTAGAGCTTTCTAAAAAAAGCGATGCGAGAGCGTATTCTCTTATCTAAGCTTCCTCCCTTCGCTCCCCCCATCGTAGATGGTTCAGCCACACCCGGTGCCACGAAATGATTGAGAACTAGGACGGGGTCAAAATGCATTTTATTCTTAGTATTAAAAAAGTATTGCATGACCGAATAATTCAAGGAGGGGCGCACAGCGGGGAGGGTCCTTTTTAGTAGATGACTCGTCGGGCCGTCAGAGCAGGACTTCTTTGGTAAAAATAACTTGATTCTATTCCTTTTTAGTAAGGAGGCGGCATTTCCCATAAGGAAAGGTATGTCATTTACAACCCCGGCGTATTGAGGCCGCTTGAAGGCCCCGCTCACCCGAAGTGATTTATCAAAATTCTTCTTTCTCGATGGTGATCGGTCATGGTATCCATAATGTTTCATCTTTTTCGGCCAAATCCGGATTTCGTTTTGCTTCTCCCGGTCGATCGACTCGACTCTTTTCCCTTCCCCCCGTCCTCTCACTTCGTTTCGTTCTTCCTCTGTACCCTCGCTTGAATGAAGACACCCGATCGGCCCAACTTTCCCAAATGTCGGCCACCAGCCCTTTTCCTGTAGTACAGGTCTTGATTTCTTGTCTTGTTTTCGTTTTAGTCGTGGTGGTCGCCCGGGAAGAAAGAAATGAATGAATGTCCTTTTGGGAAAATGTAGAATAATACACCTACCGAGACAAAAGCCAAGGGCGAGTTTCGTAGGTGGACGTATCGAACTAAAATAAGATCTAAGATTGACATCTTGATACAATGATTTACCATAATAATAAATAGAGTCAATGGTGACAGAGCCGTGGGAAGAGCCGCTTCTTTTTTGCGGCGGGGGCTTCCATTCACCAGCGCAGACTACATACACGTGCTCTCTGAACCGTGCTAGATAGTCAGCCATCACACGGCTCTCAAACCCAACCTGTGGTGGATCCCGGGGGACAAAGCAAAGTCAAAGCGCTTGATCCTTTGCCCCATACTTTGAGATCTTCCTCCCCGCCGATCAAGCAACAACGCAGCTCGTGATAGGCTTAGCTTAAGCCGCTAACGTTTGGTTCGGATAAGTAAAGTCCCTTCGGTCGGTTCGCTCAGGTGGTCTTCCCTTATTTTCCCTAACGTTCAGAGTTGTTCTGGTTTGAGAAAGGAGCACCGCCAAGTCCACTAGGGGTGCCCTGAATGAATAAGAAATGGACAGCTGAGGTCAGGCTTGCATGAAAAAAGAAGATAATAAGTTAGATGTACACACCTGAGGTTGGTAAGAACTGAGGGACAATGCCCCACCTCACTGGGCCCATCAGCGAAAGCAACTGCTACTTAATCGTAGGTTTGCTTTCGTGCAAGGCCCCCGCTGCTGGAACAGGCGGTTGTCATTTTCAAGTAAACGCCCCGCCCCCTTTCTTTGCCCGCCGGCCGCCTAGCTCGTTATTCTTTGAGATATGGATAGAGTCTCGCTTCGGGGTGGGGGAAGCATGGATTCGATAGATCTATCGAATCCATGCTGCAAGCAGCAAGCGTAGGCTAAAAAGGCAATAGTCTAACGTTGGGGTAGGGCGCGCCAAAACAACCGGGGGGCCCGGAGGGGTCAGTACAAAAGTACTATATTCTTTCCACTTACTTTCATTGGCTAGCTGCCTTTTGTAGCGCGCGTACTCTGATCCTCTTCTACGAATCTACAACTCTCTTTACTGAGCGAGACTTCATCTATATCCCTAAAAGTGGATTTGGATTCCCATTTATTCTTTGAATGACAGCTTCAACTAGGCTCCACCTTAGAGAGGGTTTTCGGTTTGAATCAAGATAGGGTAAGGGGCGCGTCAGAACGGTAGTTGCTTAGTCTCATCCGAGAGTCCAATCTCTTTTGTGCTTGCTTTTGTGTCTTTGAATAAAAAGAAAGAAGGGGGTCGATTTAGGCTCCTTCCATTCCACTGCATAGCTGCGCTATCAGGTACTACGAGCCCTCTGCCCCACGCATCTAACCAGCTCACGTGGTTCACCGGTTCCACCAAAAACTCTCATTTGTTGAAGCGGAGCATAGTGTGGCGTCGAGCGAGAAAGGTCTCTTTTTTGGTTTATTCACTGATCTGAAATGAAACTTAGCACTTGTTTTTTTATTGATTCCTGGGGCTAGGCGTTCGTGGAATCAGTCTATCCGAACCGCAGACGCACTTTTCAGATCAGTGACGGCCTCTCCAGCAGAGCTGGGCGCCGGGGCCCTG
Above is a window of Triticum dicoccoides isolate Atlit2015 ecotype Zavitan chromosome 5B, WEW_v2.0, whole genome shotgun sequence DNA encoding:
- the LOC119313078 gene encoding ATP synthase subunit a-like, whose product is MRFLSTDMKDRNMLFAAITTNRPIRSKCSRLPDLHDFFPTNISQNFAITPNLDITPTPERIAGVTIVLQIEEYLGQNESEQGAVNLARTVLGARHRNGETWQGILEDIRAGGGMDNFIQNLPGAYPETPLDQFAIIPIIDLHVGNFYLSFTNEVLYMLLTVVLVVFLFFVVTKKGGGKSVPNAWKSLVELIYDFVLNLVNKQIGGLSGNVKQKFFPRISVTFTFSLFRNPQGMIPFSFTVTSHFLITLALSFSIFIGITIVGFQRHGLHFCSFLLPAGVPLPLAPFLVLLELISYCFRALSLGIRLFANMMAGHSLVKILSGFAWTMLFLNNIFYFIGDLGPLFIVLALTGLELGVAISQAHVSTISICIYLNDATNLHQNESFHN